A genomic segment from Garra rufa chromosome 5, GarRuf1.0, whole genome shotgun sequence encodes:
- the LOC141335546 gene encoding uncharacterized protein — protein MEKKPLSQILWGFKLLPQNVGLSKPYSKNGFACESMEEADDMYRKIIIKQTASDGRRDLRQKDRPVQSEPLIVEPVKVDGVVMDYIGKIKSKELDIIRKRNGVSIKQNDRYVTFMPQNIQAQFAREQFITLYQKIATGLQTKTYVNDPRTTALCQAEFPDLVISGKDERRVQLTGNFISLERFERVLNEITQPRRYSQHQSPNKTHDYNTPYNQSVKQQKSVDQAKEETCPICLEPLKASNCKALSKCKHTFCEDCLKRAFQLKPACPICGEIYGELTGTQPKGGTMTITRDHSSLPGYERHGTIVITYYIPSGYQGDEHPNPGMQFHGASRIAYLPDTQEGNKVLKLLDRAFKQRLTFTIGSSSTTGQNNVVTWNDIHHKTSRSGGPTHYGYPDPDYLNRVQDELKAKGIY, from the exons ATGGAGAAGAAGCCGCTGTCACAG ATATTATGGGGATTTAAACTACTGCCGCAAAATGTAGGTTTAAGCAAACCTTACAGCAAGAATGGTTTTGCCTGCGAGTCAATGGAAGAGGCTGACGATATGTATAGGAAGATTATAATTAAGCAAACCGCAAGTGATGGACGTAGGGATCTAAGACAAAAGGATAGACCGGTTCAAAGTGAACCCTTAATAGTGGAACCAGTTAAGGTTGATGGCGTTGTTATGGATTACATTGGAAAAATTAAATCCAAAGAACTTGACATCATTAGAAAAAGGAATGGCGTTTCCATTAAGCAAAACGACAGATATGTAACCTTTATGCCTCAGAACATTCAAGCACAGTTTGCACGAGAACAGTTTATAACATTATATCAAAAGATTGCAACGGGGCTGCAAACTAAGACATACGTTAACGATCCAAGAACAACTGCGCTTTGCCAAGCAGAATTTCCAGATCTGGTAATCTCTGGTAAAGATGAAAGGCGAGTGCAACTGACTGGCAACTTCATTAGCCTTGAAAGATTTGAGAGGGTTTTGAATGAGATTACACAGCCCAGAAGGTATTCACAGCACCAATCCCCAAATAAAACACACGACTACAACACACCTTACAATCAATCTGTGAAACAACAGAAATCAGTAGACCAAGCCAAAGAGGAGACATGTCCAATTTGTTTGGAACCACTCAAGGCATCTAATTGTAAAGCCTTGTCTAAATGTAAGCACACATTTTGTGAAGACTGTTTGAAGAGAGCTTTCCAGTTGAAACCAGCTTGTCCGATATGCGGAGAGATATACGGCGAACTTACAGGGACGCAACCAAAAGGCGGAACCATGACTATCACAAGGGACCACTCCTCTTTACCTGGATATGAAAGACATGGAACAATTGTAATTACCTACTATATACCAAGTGGATACCAGGGG GATGAACACCCAAACCCAGGTATGCAGTTCCATGGTGCGTCCCGCATAGCTTACCTCCCTGACACACAAGAGGGGAACAAGGTACTGAAGCTTCTGGATAGGGCATTCAAGCAGCGACTCACTTTCACCATTGGAAGCTCATCTACCACCGGACAAAACAATGTGGTGACCTGGAATGACATTCACCATAAGACGTCTCGCAGTGGAGGGCCAACCCA TTATGGCTACCCAGATCCAGACTACCTGAATCGAGTACAAGATGAACTGAAAGCAAAAGGAATTTACTGA